One Phaseolus vulgaris cultivar G19833 chromosome 4, P. vulgaris v2.0, whole genome shotgun sequence DNA window includes the following coding sequences:
- the LOC137837451 gene encoding uncharacterized protein translates to MFKIGKLWREYRCKLWNEFYDPLMSRSDLIKNVPAGLNMEQWAVFVDYRLRPSTVNMCNKNRDIRKRQIIPHTGGAMSLSRRRNNLKIETGKNIGRAEMWKITHKRKNGIYVNEEALEIGEKIDELILTNPKGGSNISPEDPIGVIFGKEHPGRVRGLSYGACPSLAFKGSTTRLSGMNHASSSSTSSNVEDKITQMENELATVKNQMNTLLAYIASRKDVPEHFAAIAANLVHASTNEASNYGSGAPSPNQVIGSSAGSKTD, encoded by the exons ATGTTTAAAATTGGGAAACTGTGGAGGGAATACAGATGCAAGCTTTGGAATGAATTTTATGACCCTCTTATGAGCAGAAGTGACCTCATCAAGAATGTTCCAGCTGGATTAAACATGGAACAATGGGCTGTTTTTGTTGATTATCGTTTGAGGCCTTCTACAGTG AACATGTGTAATAAAAATAGAGATATAAGGAAGAGACAAATTATTCCTCACACTGGTGGTGCTATGTCTTtgtcaagaagaagaaataatttg AAAATTGAGACTGGTAAAAATATTGGACGAGCTGAAATGTGGAAGATCACACATAAGAGGAAAAATGGCATATATGTGAATGAAGAGGCGCTGGAAATTGGG GAAAAAATTGATGAACTAATATTGACAAATCCAAAAGGTGGTTCAAATATATCTCCAGAAGATCCAATTGGTGTCATATTTGGTAAGGAGCATCCGGGTCGAGTTAGAGGGCTATCATATGGAGCTTGTCCCAGCCTTGCTTTCAAAGGATCCACAACAAGGCTAAGTGGTATGAACCATGCTTCCTCTAGTTCAACTTCATCAAATGTGGAGGACAAGATAACTCAAATGGAAAATGAGCTTGCAACTGTGAAAAATCAAATGAACACTTTGCTTGCTTATATTGCTTCAAGAAAAGACGTTCCAGAACATTTTGCTGCAATAGCAGCTAATTTGGTTCATGCATCCACCAATgag gcatcaaattatggaagtggtgctccatcacctaatcaagtaataggATCAAGTGCCGGAAGCAAAACAGATTAG
- the LOC137838492 gene encoding uncharacterized protein gives MPKPKRIKNLLKSVVGSDKSVANYVNINATPSTTQDQTRTTSASPFGSPLPQASQSIHQQTSQPTQSQTSQVPQSQASQVPQPQTESENLESSESVPPATSESAPAQPTSESERVQPRKSRQSNHYWFVDAIDGEGVSQKLKVKVRDAHNLPTGLRVVVNYDDNFQPIGEASGLLAGVCGQLAANHVLFPISFEKWSTLPDTYKDTV, from the exons ATGCCTAAACCTAAAAGGATCAAGAACTTGCTTAAGTCAGTTGTTGGTTCAGACAAATCTGTGGCCAACTATGTAAACATTAATGCTACGCCTTCTACTACACAGGACCAGACAAGAACTACTTCTGCAAGTCCATTTGGATCTCCACTACCACAAGCTTCTCAATCTATTCATCAACAAACCTCACAACCTACACAATCACAAACTTCACAAGTTCCACAATCACAAGCTTCACAAGTTCCACAACCACAGACTGAATCTGAAAATCTTGAATCATCTGAATCTGTACCTCCAGCAACTTCTGAATCTGCACCTGCACAACCAACTTCTGAGTCTGAAAGAGTGCAACCAAGAAAATCAAGGCAATCAAACCACTATTGGTTTGTTGATGCTATAG ATGGCGAAGGAGTTAGTCAAAAACTAAAGGTGAAGGTTAGGGATGCTCATAACTTACCTACCGGATTACGTGTGGTGGTGAACTATGATGACAATTTTCAACCAATTGGAGAAGCATCTGGTTTACTTGCTGGAGTTTGTGGACAACTAGCAGCAAATCATGTATTGTTCCctattagttttgaaaagtgGTCAACTTTGCCAGATACTTACAAGGATACAGTGTGA
- the LOC137838491 gene encoding uncharacterized protein, whose product MPIDKSWICKPRNTIEYANGLNVFLDIAFQHANGPVIKCPCAKCGFKKWQTRDVVQEHLTCTAFPQNYKTWYLHGEGSSVIESMVATSAHVIEDLLESQNPMEDMLNDAFGFAGHDEDTEADDLQTNMVGDEGKTNFDELMRDNNEPLYEGCTKYSKLSFMLKLYHIKCMSRMSDKAMTMILELLKDAFEHAKFPNSFYEAKTVITKLGLNYVKIPACPKDCMLYWGEDNEGLEECKRCKTSKWKNKDKKQYAKILRYFPLKPRLQRLFMSSKTIESMTWHASKDNQDGLMRHPRDSEAWKSFDLLHPEFANDPRNVRLGLAADGFNPYGNMSTNHSIWPVVLIPYNRPPWQCMKQTSFILSMIIPGKQMVGNDIDVYLEPLISELKDLWFDGVQTFDYSKKEMFTLRAALLWTISDFPGLGNLSGWNTHTGLACPTCNFETDSSWLYRGKFCFMGHRRFLNKEHRFRFNNHLFDGTNELRDAPKPLLGSDIWNQIEGMNVTFGKPLDPIDTSKRARGKNVVQVGAEQWRKRSIFFELPYWRTNLLRHCLDVMHIEKNVCDNVLYTLLNDPKKSKDNLKARKVLKEMGIRKELWPNDKGRFRPSVFSLSKTKKKTFLRTLKKAKMPDGYSSNIARCVDLKGGKIFGLKSHDCHILMEQLLPIAIRNVLPNNVTAVIVEMCSFFRQLCGKSLSQFDLNKLESRMIQTLCHLEMLFPPTFFTIMVHLTCHLAGEAKLGGPVHYRWMYPIERYLGHLKSYVRNKAQPEGSIAEGYLAEVN is encoded by the exons ATGCCAATTGATAAATCGTGGATTTGTAAACCACGAAACACCATTGAGTATGCAAATGGGTTGAATGTGTTTTTGGATATTGCATTTCAACATGCTAATGGTCCTGTAATTAAGTGTCCATGTGCAAAATGTGGTTTCAAAAAGTGGCAAACAAGGGATGTAGTTCAAGAACACTTAACATGTACAGCTTTCCCTCAGAACTACAAAACTTGGTATTTGCATGGTGAAGGATCAAGTGTAATTGAGTCAATGGTCGCCACAAGTGCGCATGTCATTGAAGATTTATTGGAATCTCAAAATCCGATGGAAGACATGTTGAATGATGCATTCGGGTTTGCGGGGCATGATGAGGATACTGAAGCTGATGATCTGCAAACTAATATGGTGGGTGATGAAGGAAAGACAAACTTTGATGAATTGATGAGGGACAATAATGAACCCTTATATGAAGGTTGTACAAAGTATTCAAAATTATCATTCATGTTGAAGTTGTACCATATCAAATGCATGAGTAGAATGAGTGACAAAGCAATGACCATGATTCTAGAGTTGCTAAAGGACGCATTTGAACATGCTAAGTTTCCTAACTCGTTCTATGAGGCGAAAACTGTGATTACCAAACTTGGACTTAACTATGTCAAAATACCAGCTTGCCCAAAAGACTGTATGCTATATTGGGGTGAAGACAATGAAGGCTTAGAAGAATGTAAACGATGCAAAACATCTAAGTggaaaaataaagataagaagCAATACGCAAAAATCTTGCGTTACTTTCCATTAAAACCGCGTTTGCAAAGATTGTTTATGAGTTCTAAGACGATTGAGTCTATGACATGGCATGCATCAAAGGATAATCAAGATGGGTTGATGAGGCATCCTAGAGATTCCGAGGCTTGGAAATCATTTGATTTATTGCATCCAGAATTTGCAAATGATCCTCGAAATGTACGATTAGGCTTAGCTGCTGATGGCTTCAATCCTTATGGAAACATGAGTACAAACCATAGTATATGGCCAGTGGTTCTCATCCCATACAATCGCCCCCCTTGGCAGTGTATGAAGCAAACATCTTTTATCCTCTCCATGATAATTCCTGGAAAACAAATGGTAGGAAATGACATTGATGTTTACTTAGAACCACTCATAAGCGAATTGAAGGATTTATGGTTTGATGGAGTGCAAACATTTGACTATTCAAAAAAAGAAATGTTTACTTTGCGAGCAGCTTTGTTGTGGACAATTAGTGACTTCCCTGGGCTAGGTAATTTGTCTGGATGGAACACGCACACTGGTCTTGCTTGCCCTACCTGTAACTTTGAAACCGACTCTTCTTGGTTGTACAGGGGCAAATTCTGCTTTATGGGACATCGtagatttttaaataaagaGCACAGATTCAGATTCAATAATCATCTTTTTGATGGAACAAATGAACTAAGGGATGCACCAAAACCTTTGTTAGGGTCAGACATATGGAATCAAATTGAGGGTATGAATGTTACATTTGGAAAACCATTAGACCCTATAGATACAAGTAAGAGGGCTCGTGGAAAGAATGTTGTTCAAGTTGGAGCAGAGCAATGGAGAAAGAGAAGTATATTTTTTGAACTTCCTTATTGGCGGACCAACTTGTTACGCCATTGTCTAGATGTGATGCATATTGAGAAAAATGTTTGTGACAATGTTTTGTACACATTACTTAATGATCCTAAGAAGTCCAAAGATAATCTCAAAGCCCGAAAGGTTCTTAAAGAAATGGGTATAAGGAAAGAGCTTTGGCCAAATGATAAAGGAAGATTTCGGCCAAGTGTATTTTCATTatcaaaaacaaagaaaaaaacgtTTTTGCGGACGTTGAAAAAGGCTAAAATGCCAGATGGATACTCAAGTAATATTGCAAGGTGTGTAGATTTGAAAGGTGGAAAGATTTTTGGACTCAAGAGTCATGATTGTCATATTCTTATGGAACAATTACTACCTATTGCCATACGTAATGTTCTACCAAACAATGTGACTGCCGTGATAGTAGAAATGTGTTCATTTTTTCGACAATTATGTGGGAAAAGTTTAAGTCAATTTGATCTTAATAAACTTGAGTCTCGCATGATTCAAACTCTTTGCCACTTGGAAATGTTATTTCCTCCTACCTTCTTTACAATCATGGTTCATTTAACATGTCATCTAGCTGGTGAGGCAAAACTTGGAGGACCGGTACATTACCGTTGGATGTATCCCATAGAAAG GTATTTGGGACACTTAAAATCGTATGTTCGAAACAAGGCACAACCTGAAGGTTCTATTGCTGAAGGATACCTAGCTGAAGTG aattga